A genomic segment from Pseudoduganella chitinolytica encodes:
- a CDS encoding serine hydrolase domain-containing protein, whose amino-acid sequence MKCLLSLLLAVAVCGAGAAPLPEAAPQTQGIAPERLERLDRYLASTVGRGDYLGAVALVLRNGRVVDWRAWGHRDHERREPLARNAIFRIDAMTKAVTAAAVLMLMEEGRLNLDDPVAAYIPELRELRLADGKAPREVLTVRQLLAQTAGFGADASLEQAPDLDEYVRRLAALPLAAEPGTRFRDDHTGAVVAGRVIEAISGLRLDAFLHKRVFLPLGMRDTGFVLAPDQRARLAAVTSTNADGQLTPAPAANGQRITPYLNGAIGLYSTAEDYARFAQMLLDGGVLGGRMVLGRKSVELMMQNHLSHLAPPTWDQYGAEGYGLGGAVVLDLARRGRLGSLGQFGWAGAQSTWFTVDRQERLVAVLMLQHQPQKVLGDPARPSVRVSNLLYQSLTR is encoded by the coding sequence ATGAAATGTCTCCTTTCGCTCCTGCTGGCTGTCGCCGTATGCGGTGCCGGCGCCGCCCCGTTGCCCGAGGCCGCGCCGCAGACGCAAGGTATCGCGCCGGAGCGGCTGGAGCGCCTGGACCGCTACCTCGCATCGACGGTGGGACGCGGAGACTACCTGGGCGCGGTAGCGCTCGTCCTGCGCAACGGCCGCGTCGTCGACTGGCGCGCCTGGGGCCACCGTGACCACGAGCGACGCGAGCCGTTGGCCCGCAACGCCATCTTCCGGATCGATGCGATGACGAAGGCCGTCACGGCCGCCGCCGTGCTGATGCTGATGGAGGAGGGCCGCCTGAACCTGGACGATCCGGTGGCAGCCTATATCCCGGAATTGCGCGAGCTGCGCTTGGCCGATGGCAAGGCGCCCCGTGAAGTGCTGACGGTGCGCCAGCTGCTGGCGCAGACGGCCGGCTTCGGCGCCGACGCGTCGCTCGAGCAGGCGCCCGACCTGGACGAGTACGTTCGCCGGCTGGCGGCGCTGCCGCTGGCGGCCGAGCCGGGCACGCGCTTTCGTGACGACCACACCGGCGCCGTCGTCGCCGGCCGGGTGATCGAGGCAATCTCCGGCCTGCGCCTGGATGCGTTCCTGCACAAGCGCGTGTTCCTGCCGCTGGGCATGCGCGACACGGGGTTCGTGCTGGCGCCGGACCAGCGCGCCCGGCTGGCCGCCGTCACCAGCACCAATGCCGACGGCCAGCTGACGCCGGCGCCGGCCGCGAATGGCCAACGCATCACGCCCTACCTGAATGGCGCGATCGGCCTGTATTCGACGGCCGAGGACTACGCCCGCTTTGCCCAGATGCTGCTGGACGGCGGCGTCCTGGGCGGCCGCATGGTGCTGGGTCGCAAGAGCGTGGAGCTGATGATGCAGAACCACCTGTCGCACCTGGCGCCGCCCACGTGGGACCAGTATGGCGCGGAAGGCTACGGCCTGGGCGGCGCCGTGGTGCTGGACCTGGCCCGCCGCGGCCGATTGGGCTCGCTGGGGCAGTTCGGCTGGGCCGGCGCCCAGTCGACCTGGTTTACCGTGGACCGCCAGGAACGGCTCGTGGCCGTGCTGATGCTGCAGCACCAGCCGCAGAAGGTGCTGGGCGATCCGGCCAGGCCGTCAGTGCGGGTCAGTAACCTGTTGTATCAGTCCCTGACCCGGTAA
- a CDS encoding DUF2269 family protein: MLLKLLHVLSSTVLFGTGMGIAFFKWITDRSGDVRAIRIVTERTVLADYVFTTPAVIVQPVTGLAMVWLAGYPLTSTWIVWSIALYLLAGVCWLPVVWLQIRMRDLARVADADGGALPPLYWRYQRLWFVLGIPAFSALVVIFWLMLNKPV, from the coding sequence ATGCTCCTGAAACTGCTGCACGTCCTCAGCTCCACGGTCCTGTTCGGTACCGGCATGGGCATCGCTTTCTTCAAATGGATCACGGACCGCAGCGGCGACGTGCGGGCCATCCGCATCGTGACGGAACGCACGGTCCTGGCCGATTACGTCTTCACGACGCCCGCCGTGATCGTCCAGCCGGTGACGGGTCTCGCCATGGTCTGGCTGGCGGGTTATCCGCTGACGAGCACATGGATTGTCTGGTCGATCGCCTTGTACCTGCTGGCGGGTGTGTGCTGGCTGCCGGTCGTGTGGCTGCAGATCCGGATGCGCGACCTGGCCCGAGTCGCGGATGCGGACGGCGGCGCCCTGCCCCCGCTGTACTGGCGTTACCAGCGGCTGTGGTTCGTGCTGGGCATTCCCGCATTCAGCGCGCTGGTCGTGATTTTCTGGCTGATGTTGAACAAGCCGGTGTGA
- the rplC gene encoding 50S ribosomal protein L3: protein MSLGLLGRKVGMMRIFTDEGDSIPVTVLDVSNNRIAQIKTPETDGYSAVQVVFGQRRASRVTKAAAGHYAKAGVEAGTLLKEFRVDAAKAAELKAGEVIAASLFEVGQKIDVQGVSIGKGYAGTIKRYNFASGRATHGNSRSHNVPGSIGMAQDPGRVFPGKRMTGHLGDVTVTTQNLEIARIDADRQLLLVKGAVPGAKNGQVVVSPAVKVKAKKGA from the coding sequence ATGAGCCTTGGCCTCCTCGGTCGCAAGGTTGGTATGATGCGCATCTTCACGGACGAAGGGGATTCGATCCCTGTCACCGTGCTGGACGTGTCGAACAACCGTATTGCGCAAATCAAAACTCCTGAAACGGATGGTTACTCCGCTGTTCAGGTCGTATTCGGTCAACGTCGCGCTTCCCGCGTGACCAAAGCCGCTGCGGGTCACTATGCCAAAGCTGGTGTCGAAGCCGGTACTCTGCTGAAAGAGTTCCGTGTTGACGCTGCTAAAGCAGCAGAGCTGAAAGCTGGCGAAGTCATCGCCGCTTCCCTGTTCGAAGTCGGTCAGAAGATCGACGTCCAGGGCGTCTCGATCGGTAAAGGCTACGCCGGTACCATCAAGCGTTACAACTTCGCATCCGGCCGTGCTACCCACGGTAACTCCCGTTCGCACAACGTACCAGGCTCCATCGGTATGGCACAGGATCCGGGCCGCGTCTTCCCAGGCAAGCGCATGACCGGTCACCTGGGCGACGTCACCGTCACCACCCAGAACCTGGAAATCGCTCGTATCGACGCTGACCGCCAGCTGCTGCTGGTGAAGGGTGCAGTACCAGGCGCGAAAAACGGCCAGGTTGTTGTATCGCCAGCCGTCAAAGTCAAAGCTAAGAAGGGAGCTTAA
- a CDS encoding PEP-CTERM sorting domain-containing protein — translation MTSIYRATVLAAALAVPLCAHAALSASTTLGNVQWHVIDLTPGDGQSAGYDPVDAPHYRQVRTEIFSTAPFYLTSDIQTTGEDSMELDSAIAFGTAAAGAHAGPAFLDGRVTALGDPSLGRNGSVSSNMSGGFDFVLRPHTRLEISGRASWADLHQGSNGTASIRAESYFQAGELAGDDPAPPIHFQLRRGTMTGWADSADYQNFTLVYLNDTDRARSTNFYMSLHANVTNAVPEPGAIAMLLVGLAGVAVRLRRRGAGRASR, via the coding sequence ATGACCAGCATCTATCGCGCAACCGTCCTAGCAGCCGCCCTTGCGGTACCGCTTTGTGCCCACGCCGCACTGAGCGCCAGTACCACCCTCGGCAACGTGCAATGGCATGTGATCGACCTGACACCCGGCGATGGGCAGAGCGCCGGCTATGATCCGGTCGATGCACCGCATTACCGCCAGGTACGCACCGAGATCTTCTCCACCGCGCCCTTCTACCTCACCAGCGATATCCAGACCACCGGCGAGGACAGCATGGAACTGGACAGCGCGATCGCGTTCGGCACGGCAGCGGCCGGCGCGCATGCCGGGCCGGCCTTCCTGGACGGACGGGTCACCGCCTTGGGCGATCCGTCGCTGGGTCGGAACGGCTCGGTGAGCAGCAATATGTCAGGCGGCTTCGACTTTGTCCTGCGGCCCCATACGCGCCTGGAAATCAGCGGCCGCGCCAGTTGGGCCGACCTGCACCAGGGCAGCAACGGCACCGCTTCCATCCGGGCCGAATCCTATTTCCAGGCCGGCGAGCTGGCCGGCGACGACCCTGCGCCGCCGATCCACTTCCAGCTCAGGCGCGGCACCATGACAGGCTGGGCCGACTCTGCGGACTATCAGAACTTCACGCTGGTTTACCTGAACGATACGGACAGGGCACGGTCGACCAACTTCTATATGTCGCTCCATGCGAACGTCACCAATGCGGTGCCGGAGCCGGGGGCGATCGCCATGCTGCTGGTCGGCCTGGCTGGCGTTGCCGTCCGGCTGCGTCGCCGCGGCGCGGGCCGCGCTTCGCGCTGA